Proteins encoded in a region of the Mucilaginibacter sabulilitoris genome:
- a CDS encoding DinB family protein, protein MKTNQSLQVINQVLGFWQTNNNHISALFDKHADETYLERVAPGRNTGMYILGHLIAVSDDIFYTLGLGNTMFPELAKYLGESEANIDHEYSIADLKNKWEAVNKKLMMDFSSQTTDWWLGRHMRVSEADFAADPSRNKLSVLLSRASHESYHGGQLIFLAGRHSA, encoded by the coding sequence ATGAAAACAAATCAGTCTTTACAAGTTATAAACCAGGTTTTGGGATTCTGGCAAACAAATAACAACCACATTAGCGCACTTTTCGACAAGCATGCCGATGAAACTTATCTTGAACGTGTAGCTCCTGGGCGTAATACAGGAATGTACATTTTGGGACATTTAATAGCGGTTTCAGATGACATCTTTTATACCCTTGGACTTGGAAACACCATGTTTCCAGAACTTGCAAAATATTTAGGAGAAAGCGAAGCTAACATTGACCATGAGTATTCTATCGCTGATTTAAAGAATAAATGGGAGGCGGTAAATAAAAAATTGATGATGGATTTTTCTTCCCAAACGACTGATTGGTGGCTAGGCAGACACATGCGCGTTTCAGAGGCTGACTTCGCCGCCGACCCAAGCCGAAATAAGTTGAGCGTCTTGTTAAGCCGCGCGAGCCATGAAAGTTACCATGGTGGCCAATTGATATTCCTTGCAGGACGTCATTCAGCTTAA
- a CDS encoding efflux RND transporter periplasmic adaptor subunit: protein MATFCLVLLAIAGCGQKPGEMQNSPVKKKDSAVISLKTVLQPVNSAVITTVPAVLPEQKTLPIVIRADGYLDFDTRTFNNIAARFPGRIEKLYVKYAFQPIHRGERVFDIYSPEMVSAQQDLVFLSKSGKADENMLQAARQKLLLLGMTASQVSEVIQTGKAFYSLPVYSPYEGHVHDMPHSQMPGSDDPKPVDDYATNIPLSIREGSYVQRGQTVFNVVDPHRLWAILKITASDAGKVRLNQPVTISLPDLPGKTLIGHVNFIEPLLENGDKTTSIRVYLDNMNHALKVNSLVQAAIQAGTRTGLWIPRTAVLDLGTTRIVWVKESGLFKARPVQTGLSLDKNILITRGLTPADSLASNAQYLTDSEGFIKTQ, encoded by the coding sequence ATGGCAACGTTCTGTCTCGTGTTGCTGGCGATAGCCGGCTGCGGGCAGAAACCGGGAGAAATGCAAAACTCCCCTGTAAAAAAGAAGGATTCTGCAGTGATAAGCTTAAAAACCGTATTGCAGCCGGTTAACTCCGCGGTAATCACCACCGTCCCTGCGGTCCTTCCGGAACAAAAGACCTTACCGATAGTTATTAGAGCCGACGGATATCTTGACTTCGACACGAGAACATTCAATAATATTGCTGCAAGGTTTCCCGGGCGCATCGAAAAGCTGTATGTAAAATACGCCTTTCAGCCGATCCATCGGGGTGAGCGTGTCTTTGATATCTATAGTCCAGAGATGGTTTCAGCGCAGCAGGACCTTGTTTTTCTGAGCAAAAGCGGTAAAGCCGATGAGAATATGCTGCAGGCGGCCCGGCAAAAACTGCTACTGTTGGGGATGACAGCGTCCCAGGTGAGTGAAGTTATTCAGACGGGTAAGGCTTTTTATAGCCTGCCTGTTTACAGTCCTTATGAGGGTCATGTTCATGATATGCCGCACAGCCAAATGCCGGGAAGCGACGATCCTAAACCAGTGGATGACTATGCCACGAACATACCGCTATCGATACGTGAAGGCAGCTACGTACAGCGGGGGCAAACTGTTTTTAACGTGGTCGACCCGCACCGCTTGTGGGCGATCCTGAAAATTACGGCATCGGATGCGGGGAAAGTCCGGCTTAATCAGCCGGTGACGATCAGCCTCCCCGACCTCCCCGGCAAAACGCTCATCGGTCATGTGAATTTTATTGAGCCCTTATTGGAAAACGGGGATAAAACCACCAGCATCCGTGTTTATCTGGATAATATGAATCACGCGCTAAAAGTCAATAGCCTGGTGCAGGCAGCTATTCAAGCAGGGACACGTACAGGCTTGTGGATACCCCGTACTGCAGTGCTTGACCTGGGAACCACCCGGATCGTATGGGTAAAAGAAAGTGGGCTTTTCAAAGCGCGACCGGTTCAAACCGGGCTAAGCCTGGATAAAAACATCCTGATCACCAGGGGGCTTACACCGGCGGACAGTCTGGCGAGCAACGCCCAGTATTTAACAGATAGCGAAGGTTTTATTAAAACGCAATGA
- a CDS encoding efflux RND transporter periplasmic adaptor subunit, with product MKKSIIYRTVYSRVARLSLAVLLIAAFFVACKKKVQPKESSAKVVKAPTSKAYYTCSMHPQVHEDHPGNCPVCGMNLIKVEVSQMSMSMGGNRVLLTKTQMQLGGIKTDTVKEQNTGEEKSLTGTVTTNENKTDQLSARIAGRIQRLFVRTTGETIRIGQPIYTVYSEDLLEAEKEYLLAKEQAKKLNNPDVDYQQLIAGAENKLLLWGLTRVQIRELAKTGEASAMVTMLSTIGGTVADVMVHEGDYVSEGMPILKTQALNSLWVEAQLYASETGSYRDHDPVNVSFPDLGGQSIKGTIDFINPELSGFSKVDLIRVTIPNPQGLIRPGMQAYVSAGGGEKRSLAVPASAVIYGGKGDLVWVKNADGSFSARIIKTGPGNSSYVSVLSGLTAGEVVVTGGAYLLNSEASFGNSDGQMNMSGMDSKMDSRMKMDPRMKM from the coding sequence ATGAAAAAATCAATCATATATCGAACTGTCTACAGTAGGGTGGCCCGGTTATCTTTGGCAGTGTTATTAATCGCTGCATTTTTTGTAGCTTGCAAAAAGAAAGTGCAGCCAAAGGAGAGTTCAGCGAAAGTTGTCAAAGCACCCACCAGTAAGGCCTATTATACCTGCTCTATGCATCCCCAGGTTCATGAAGACCACCCTGGAAACTGCCCGGTCTGCGGGATGAACTTGATCAAGGTGGAAGTATCACAAATGAGTATGTCAATGGGAGGAAACCGCGTTTTACTGACCAAGACACAAATGCAGCTCGGTGGGATTAAAACGGATACAGTAAAAGAACAAAATACAGGAGAGGAAAAATCCCTTACCGGCACAGTAACCACCAATGAAAACAAAACGGATCAGTTAAGCGCCAGGATAGCCGGCAGGATTCAGCGGCTTTTTGTACGGACAACCGGAGAAACTATTCGCATCGGTCAGCCCATCTATACGGTTTATAGTGAAGACCTGCTCGAAGCTGAAAAGGAATATCTGCTGGCTAAAGAACAGGCAAAAAAACTGAATAATCCGGACGTGGATTACCAGCAATTAATTGCCGGAGCAGAGAACAAATTACTATTATGGGGCCTTACCCGTGTACAAATAAGAGAACTTGCAAAGACAGGGGAAGCGTCAGCTATGGTCACGATGCTCAGCACGATCGGAGGTACCGTGGCCGATGTTATGGTACACGAAGGGGACTATGTCAGCGAAGGTATGCCAATCCTGAAAACGCAGGCGTTAAACAGCCTTTGGGTAGAGGCGCAGTTATATGCAAGTGAAACTGGCAGTTACCGGGATCACGATCCGGTCAATGTGAGCTTCCCGGACCTCGGTGGGCAATCCATAAAGGGAACTATCGATTTTATTAACCCGGAGCTTTCCGGTTTTTCTAAGGTAGACCTGATCCGCGTTACAATTCCAAATCCACAGGGGCTGATTAGACCGGGGATGCAAGCTTATGTTTCGGCCGGAGGCGGTGAAAAGCGCAGTCTTGCGGTACCGGCATCCGCTGTTATTTACGGCGGTAAGGGCGATCTGGTATGGGTAAAAAATGCAGATGGCAGCTTTTCTGCGCGGATAATCAAAACCGGGCCAGGTAATTCAAGCTATGTATCGGTGCTTTCCGGTTTGACGGCCGGCGAGGTCGTGGTTACCGGAGGCGCTTACCTGCTGAACAGTGAGGCGTCCTTCGGCAACAGTGACGGGCAGATGAATATGTCCGGAATGGATAGTAAGATGGATTCAAGGATGAAAATGGACCCGAGGATGAAAATGTAA
- a CDS encoding helix-turn-helix domain-containing protein yields the protein MAAEIITKEDLKEFGTNLLNQIKGLLSQAVDSPKWLKSYQVKNLLKVSDNTLQTLRDNGTLPFTKVGGILYYNSEDIARLLSGEVKSKRIRIGKGTQVA from the coding sequence ATGGCAGCAGAAATTATCACAAAAGAGGATTTGAAGGAATTTGGAACAAATCTATTGAACCAGATTAAAGGGCTGTTGAGCCAGGCCGTTGATTCGCCAAAATGGCTAAAGAGTTATCAGGTCAAAAACCTTCTGAAGGTTTCGGATAATACGCTACAAACCCTTAGGGACAATGGCACTTTACCATTCACAAAAGTTGGAGGAATCCTTTATTATAATTCGGAGGACATCGCCAGATTATTATCCGGCGAAGTAAAAAGTAAACGGATACGAATCGGTAAGGGGACACAGGTAGCTTAA